A genomic segment from Drosophila miranda strain MSH22 chromosome 3, D.miranda_PacBio2.1, whole genome shotgun sequence encodes:
- the LOC117188453 gene encoding transient receptor potential cation channel protein painless: MSSNNCGFIDPQGQLSAALANRDIREFHTALDSGAQANRQDDRHTTLYEKALSTPGCAQFIEACLSHGCNVNYINQKLNKAAISYAADSREPSNLAVLLRHGGVQVDRKYSQLTPLNSLAKNLTAENASQVGSCIQLLLEYGASPNLVDQGEFTPLHHVLKNRKIEAGTKLELIRLFLKQPQLDIDSYRNGQVRQMLRDQYPELPLPELREAGAEIDCERLLRTLRDGDENQFEQQFAEYHQNVSGNADNQCNANQEEYQSLLAESIKRGKQRAFEAILETGININPSKLSDISPVELAVIWGNHRALEKLLKHPQLRLTSHSKLLNAVISRLGEQPLDDFCDHQRCFQLLLESDRVDINEADKAGLVPLSYAVKYRNTKVAQELLRQGAYIGARSAFGDLPIQEMDPKVLEEHFDSCITTNGEKPGDQSFEIIINYKNLMRRQREPGQSDKRSIGHPHQLEDEMTPIAYIADSKELRYLLQHPLISSFLFLKWHRLSVIFYLNFLLYSLFTASIITHTLLKFHESDHTGLTALFGLFSWIGIVYLIIREVIQLAMSPLLYFRSVTNLMEVALIVLSILTCMEASYDKETQRILAVFTILLVSVEFCLLVGSLPVLSISTHMLMLRAVSSSFIKSFALYSIFVLTFSLCFYILFGKPQVDSSSPKDSTPEPAKEGEDDGHFNTFSVPIEALIKTIVMLTGEFDAGDIKFDSVYTYLIFLLFVFFMTIVLFNLLNGLAVSDTQAIKAQAELNGAIVRTNLLTRYEQVLTGRDGSMGGCGVLIVGSEPFRSICQRLMNIYPNYLTLRQISVLPNDGNKVLIPMSDGFELQPLNGKSPASFQQLPTSSTQLDPPVKLLPCCCSVMNGKCAQIDGRTVKLALALIDQKSNTEQRRQRDQISDRRLQIIEHKLENLQFIEQKLDHLLQVLQERT; encoded by the exons atgagctctaacaactgcggtttcattgatccgcagggccagttaagcgcagccctcgctaatcgggacatacgggaattccacactgccctggacagcggtgcccaggccaatcgccaggacgatcgaCACACCACCCTCTACGAGAAGGCGTTGTCCACACCAGGATGCGCCCAGTTCATTGAGGCCTGCCTGTCCCACGGCTGCAATGTGAACTAT ATAAATCAAAAGCTAAATAAGGCCGCCATTAGCTATGCCGCAGACTCACGGGAGCCATCGAATCTGGCCGTGCTACTGCGTCATGGTGGTGTCCAGGTGGATCGGAAATACAGCCAGTTGACGCCTCTCAACTCGCTGGCCAAGAACCTCACAGCGGAGAATGCCTCTCAGGTGGGCtcctgcattcagctgctgctcgagtacggagcctctccgaatttggtggatcagggcgagttcacgcccctccaccatgtgctgaagaatagaaagattgaggcaggcactaagctggagctgatccgacttttcctgaaacaaccacagttggacattgacagctatcggaacgggcaggtacgccagatgctgagggatcagtatccggaactgccgttgccggagctgcgcgaggccggagcagagatcgactgcgagcgactcctccgaacgctgcgggacggagacgagaaccagttcgagcaacagttcgcggagtaccaccagaacgtcagcggaaacgcagacaaccaatgcaatgccaaccaggaggagtatcagtccctgctggcggagagtatcaagcggggcaagcagcgagcgtttgaggccatcctcgagacgggcatcaacattaatccttcaaaattgagcgacatcagccccgtggagttggccgtaatctggggcaaccacagggcgctagagaagctgttgaagcatccgcagctgaggctgacatcgcattccaagctgctgaacgcggttatcagtcgcctgggtgagcagccgctggacgacttctgtgaccaccagcgctgcttccagctgctgctcgagagcgatcgtgtagacatcaatgaggcggacaaggctggcctggtgccactctcctatgcggtcaagtatcgcaacacaaaggtggcacaggagcttctacggcagggagcgtacatcggggcgagaagcgcgttcggagatcttcccatacaggagatggacccgaaagtgctggaggagcacttcgattcctgcatcaccaccaacggggagaagcccggtgaccagagtttcgagatcatcatcaactacaagaatctgatgagacgccagcgagagcccgggcagtcggacaagcggagcattggccatcctcaccaattggaggacgagatgactccaatcgcatacatcgccgattccaaggagctgcgttacctgctgcagcacccgctaatctcgagtttcctcttcctcaagtggcaccgcctctcggtgatcttctatctgaactttctactttactctctcttcactgcctccattatcacgcatacgctccttaagtttcacgaaagcgaccacacgggcctgactgccctcttcggcctgttctcttggatagggattgtgtatctcatcatccgagaggtcatacagcttgccatgtcgccgctgctgtacttcaggtcggtcacgaacctgatggaggtggctctcattgtcttgtcgatcctaacctgcatggaagccagctacgacaaggagacgcagcgcatactggccgtcttcaccattctgctggtgtccgtggagttctgcctgctggttggctccctgccagtgctctcaatttcgacgcacatgcttatgctgcgcgccgtctccagcagcttcatcaagagctttgctctctactcgatctttgtgcttacgtttagtctgtgcttctacatactgtttggcaagccccaggtggattcctcctctccgaaggacagcacgccagagccagcaaaggagggagaagatgatggtcacttcaacaccttctccgtgcccatcgaggcgctcatcaagacgattgtgatgctcacgggagaatttgatgccggtgacataaagtttgacagcgtctacacttacctgatcttcctgctctttgtgttcttcatgaccattgtgctgttcaatctcttgaatggtctggctgtcagcgatactcag GCCATCAAGGCCCAGGCGGAACTGAACGGCGCCATTGTCCGCACCAATCTGCTGACCCGCTACGAGCAAGTTCTCACTGGCCGAGATGGGAGCATGGGGGGTTGTGGGGTTCTCATTGTGGGGAGCGAACCCTTCCGCAGCATTTGCCAGCGATTGATGAACATCTACCCCAACTACCTGACTCTGCGCCAGATCTCAGTGCTGCCCAACGACGGTAACAAGGTGCTGATACCCATGAGCGATGGCTTCGAGCTGCAGCCCCTGAATGGCAAGAGCCCGGCCAGCTTCCAGCAACTGCCCACGAGCTCCACGCAGCTTGATCCACCGGTGAAGCTGctgccctgctgctgctccgtgATGAACGGCAAGTGCGCCCAGATCGATGGCCGGACCGTGAAGCTAGCTCTGGCCCTCATCGATCAAAAGTCCAATACTGAGCAGAGGCGCCAGCGAGATCAGATAAGCGATCGTCGACTGCAGATCATCGAGCATAAGTTGGAGAATCTGCAGTTTATCGAACAGAAACTGGACCATCTGCTGCAAGTGCTGCAGGAGCGCACTTGa